In Populus alba chromosome 1, ASM523922v2, whole genome shotgun sequence, a single window of DNA contains:
- the LOC118036662 gene encoding putative disease resistance protein At5g05400, whose product MTFESVVDIISKIAEPMVKPVGRQLRYMFCFNHFVEEFNERKQNLDSAKERLQDDVKAAERNAEEIYKDVKKWLEDANNEIEGAKSLENEIGKNGKCFTWCPNCMRQFKLSKALAKKSETFRKLLEKKITEVADKAPPQPIEFLPSKEFTPSEASKEALEQIMKALNDDNVNMIGLYGMGGVGKTTLVKEVGRRAKELQPPLDEVLMATVSQNPNVIDIQDRMAEKLVLEFKEKSKEGRADRLWKRLQGKKMLIILDDVWKHIELKEIGIPFGDDHRGCKILLTTRRRDMFSYNGVPEKLINAGLDDGDSTLNTVARKVASECHCLPIALVTVGKALRDKSEVEWKRSKETKLCFLLCCLFPEDYNIPIEDLTRYAVGYGLHQDGSPLKMQGNKFMWQSKTSKLVLIQIASSEEYGFMVKAVNGLKEWPFHDKSFEGMREIEVLSLKGGCLSLQSLELSTKTSKSLVLILWRAQGVKVVGCDRLSKAKKDSCEFDWKVEEVRRLLIDSFQGWVFVGM is encoded by the exons ATGACTTTCGAAAGTGTGGTTGACATTATATCTAAGATAGCAGAACCCATGGTGAAACCAGTAGGAAGGCAGCTCCGTTACATGTTCTGTTTCAAccattttgttgaagaattcaATGAACGAAAGCAGAACCTGGATTCGGCAAAAGAACGTCTGCAAGATGATGTCAAAGCTGCTGAAAGGAATGCTGAAGAAATTTACAAAGATGTCAAAAAGTGGCTGGAAGATGCAAACAACGAAATTGAAGGTGCGAAGTCCTTGGAAAATGAAATAGGAAAAAATGGCAAATGCTTTACTTGGTGTCCAAACTGCATGCGACAATTCAAGTTAAGCAAGGCACTGGCCAAGAAGTCGGAGACTTTCAGAaaacttttagaaaaaaagattacAGAAGTGGCCGACAAAGCTCCTCCTCAGCCCATAGAATTTCTTCCATCAAAGGAGTTCACGCCCTCAGAAGCTTCAAAAGAAGCTTTGGAACAGATTATGAAAGCTCTCAACGATGACAACGTCAATATGATCGGACTGTACGGCATGGGAGGGGTGGGTAAAACCACCCTGGTGAAAGAAGTAGGCAGGAGAGCCAAAGAGTTGCAGCCGCCGCTTGATGAAGTTTTGATGGCTACGGTGTCGCAGAATCCAAATGTCATAGACATCCAGGATCGAATGGCAGAGAAGTTAGTTCTGGAATTTAAAGAAAAGAGTAAAGAAGGGAGAGCAGATCGATTATGGAAGAGACTGCAGGGAAAGAAGATGCTAATAATCCTGGATGATGTTTGGAAACATATTGAGTTGAAAGAAATAGGGATCCCATTTGGTGATGATCACAGGGGTTGTAAAATTCTTCTAACAACACGTCGTCGAGACATGTTTTCTTATAATGGTGTGCCAGAAAAATT AATCAATGCAGGTTTAGATGATGGGGACTCTACCTTGAACACAGTGGCAAGGAAGGTTGCGAGTGAGTGCCACTGCTTGCCTATAGCACTTGTGACAGTGGGAAAGGCTCTAAGAGATAAATCTGAAGTTGAGTGGAAAAGG TCCAAGGAAACCAAGTTATGTTTCTTGCTATGCTGTTTATTTCCAGAAGATTACAACATTCCAATCGAGGACTTGACGAGATATGCAGTTGGCTATGGGTTACATCAAGATGGGAGCCCATTGAAGATGCAAGGGAACAAGTTCATGTGGCAATCAAAGACCTCAAAgcttgtt CTAATTCAGATAGCATCATCAGAAGAATATGGATTCATGGTAAAGGCTGTCAATGGGTTGAAGGAGTGGCCATTTCATGATAAAAGCTTTGAAG GGATgagagaaattgaagttttgtcTCTGAAGGGAGGGTGTTTGTCATTGCAATCACTTGAACTCTCAACGAAAACTTCAAAATCGTTGGTGTTGATCTTGTG GAGAGCTCAAGGAGTTAAGGTTGTTGGATGTGACAGGTTGTCAAAGGCTAAGAAGGATTCCTGTGAATTTGATTGGAAGGTTGAAGAAGTTAGAAGACTATTGATTGACAGCTTTCAGGGATGGGTGTTTGTTGGGATGTGA